A DNA window from Pseudomonas tohonis contains the following coding sequences:
- a CDS encoding YecA family protein, whose product MSFAEQLSRLQAFLDADDLHEEALDYVAAHGYLTALCICPDQVPEREWIDALFAEPPHYRSDAEREEIEATLLLLKAHIARQLASDEDPEMPCDLDLGDDPDDSDLRGWCIGFMEGVFLRESVWFEDAEEEVSELLLPIMVGSGLFDEQPEFADIAADRNLVDEMVEQIPELLTALFLLCNAPEEKPALLKPRH is encoded by the coding sequence ATGTCCTTCGCTGAGCAACTGTCCCGCCTGCAAGCCTTCCTCGATGCCGATGACCTGCACGAAGAAGCCCTGGACTACGTGGCCGCCCATGGCTACCTGACCGCCCTGTGCATCTGCCCGGACCAGGTTCCGGAGCGCGAGTGGATCGACGCCCTGTTCGCCGAGCCGCCGCACTACCGCAGCGACGCCGAGCGCGAGGAGATCGAAGCCACCCTGCTGCTGCTCAAGGCCCACATCGCCCGCCAGCTGGCCAGCGACGAAGACCCGGAGATGCCCTGCGACCTCGACCTGGGCGACGACCCGGACGATTCCGACCTGCGCGGCTGGTGCATCGGCTTCATGGAAGGCGTGTTCCTGCGCGAGTCCGTATGGTTCGAAGACGCCGAAGAGGAAGTCAGCGAGCTGCTGCTGCCGATCATGGTCGGTTCCGGCCTGTTCGACGAACAGCCCGAATTCGCCGATATCGCCGCCGATCGCAACCTGGTCGACGAAATGGTCGAGCAGATCCCCGAGCTGCTCACCGCCCTGTTCCTGCTGTGCAACGCCCCGGAAGAAAAGCCCGCCCTGCTCAAGCCGCGTCACTGA
- a CDS encoding YbaN family protein yields MAHGDIRQSRSPAVRYVLLVVGWLAVALGVIGIFLPVLPTTPFLLLAAACFVRSSRRFYLWLVNHRHLGPWIRDYLEGNGIPLKGKVYAIGLMWVSIAFSCYLVPLPWARGFMLTSAVLVTVYILRQKTLGRD; encoded by the coding sequence ATGGCGCACGGTGACATCCGCCAGAGCCGCAGCCCGGCAGTGCGCTACGTACTGCTGGTGGTCGGCTGGCTCGCCGTCGCCCTGGGCGTGATCGGCATCTTCCTGCCGGTATTGCCGACCACGCCCTTCCTTCTCCTGGCCGCCGCCTGCTTCGTGCGCAGCTCGCGGCGCTTCTACCTCTGGCTGGTCAACCACAGGCATCTCGGGCCCTGGATCAGGGACTACCTCGAAGGCAACGGCATCCCGCTCAAGGGCAAGGTCTACGCCATCGGCCTGATGTGGGTCAGCATCGCCTTCTCCTGCTACCTCGTGCCCCTGCCCTGGGCGCGCGGCTTCATGCTCACCAGCGCCGTGCTGGTCACCGTCTACATCCTTCGCCAGAAGACCCTGGGCCGAGACTGA
- the lapG gene encoding cysteine protease LapG: protein MQLGRRAKAKRGRPWTTWLALLACLLVSAVAANWDFGLILQNAQKRYGSLGTAKERIEAWSALIDSSGELPEKEKLATVNRFFNRQLRFVDDQRNWGENDYWATPVEALVKGAGDCEDYSIAKYFTLRRLGIPSEKLRITYVKALNYNQAHMVLTYYASPSSDPLVLDNLIGEIRPASQRKDLLPVYAFNAEGLYTAGKRSGDSKKLSRWQDILQKMRAEGFAIGEG, encoded by the coding sequence ATGCAGCTAGGGCGGCGTGCGAAAGCGAAGCGAGGACGGCCATGGACGACATGGCTGGCCCTGCTCGCCTGCCTGCTGGTCTCGGCGGTCGCCGCCAACTGGGATTTCGGCCTGATCCTGCAGAACGCGCAGAAGCGCTACGGCAGCCTCGGCACCGCCAAGGAGCGCATCGAGGCCTGGAGCGCGCTGATCGACAGCAGTGGCGAGCTGCCGGAGAAGGAGAAGCTCGCCACGGTCAACCGCTTCTTCAACCGCCAGCTGCGCTTCGTCGACGACCAGCGCAACTGGGGCGAGAACGATTACTGGGCCACCCCCGTCGAGGCCCTGGTCAAGGGCGCCGGCGATTGCGAGGACTACTCCATCGCCAAGTACTTCACCCTGCGCCGCCTCGGCATCCCGTCCGAGAAACTGCGCATCACCTACGTCAAGGCGCTCAACTACAACCAGGCACACATGGTGCTCACCTACTACGCCAGCCCCAGCTCGGACCCGCTGGTACTGGACAACCTGATCGGCGAAATAAGGCCGGCCTCGCAACGCAAGGACCTGCTGCCCGTGTACGCCTTCAACGCCGAAGGCCTGTACACCGCCGGCAAGCGCAGTGGTGACAGCAAGAAGCTTTCGCGCTGGCAGGACATCCTGCAGAAGATGCGCGCCGAAGGCTTCGCCATTGGAGAGGGATAG